In Myxococcales bacterium, a single genomic region encodes these proteins:
- a CDS encoding VWA domain-containing protein: MRKIAMTGLALAWAAVHCGGTSLMDGSPTAGCTKDTDCKGTRVCRASQCVDETGDAGGLPPSGDAAGIGPDAVSIGTDGAPPDPLASCGTLAFDVAVKREPVVMEIVLDGSGSMDSDNKWTAAVAGLTAFFDEVLAAAAPDLAVGLIVYEDQNDPTNGIGPYPSVKDLYPAVVTAQVHQALTKRLTDSAASGGTPTFLALSGAHALLKNYVPAGALAGARKAAVLISDGVPNGGAAEQAQCVTAAKDALALTAPAGPILTFSAGVGPFPGTAFSYDPGFMGDLAVAGGTRASPQCNPRATNVADVCHMQITPLGATAAVLKLEFSKAVRRARSSVVGCEQVITGTGYDPARSKVSVKDTAGQVTELPRGGADGWEFDDDTAPTKVIFNGTSCATAVDAAELLLRACPE; this comes from the coding sequence ATGCGAAAGATTGCGATGACGGGCCTCGCGCTAGCGTGGGCGGCCGTTCACTGCGGCGGCACCAGCTTAATGGACGGCTCGCCGACGGCCGGCTGCACCAAGGACACCGATTGCAAGGGCACCCGCGTGTGTCGGGCCAGTCAGTGCGTGGATGAGACCGGCGACGCTGGCGGTCTTCCGCCCAGCGGCGATGCGGCCGGTATCGGTCCCGACGCCGTCAGCATCGGGACCGACGGCGCGCCCCCCGACCCACTCGCGAGCTGCGGAACGCTGGCGTTCGACGTGGCCGTGAAGCGGGAGCCTGTCGTGATGGAGATCGTCCTCGACGGCTCGGGCAGCATGGACTCCGACAACAAGTGGACTGCCGCCGTGGCGGGCCTGACGGCGTTCTTCGACGAAGTGCTGGCCGCCGCAGCTCCCGATCTCGCCGTCGGCCTCATCGTGTACGAGGATCAGAACGACCCAACGAACGGCATCGGCCCGTACCCGAGCGTCAAGGACCTCTATCCGGCCGTGGTCACCGCGCAGGTCCATCAAGCGCTCACCAAACGCTTGACCGACTCCGCGGCGAGCGGCGGCACGCCGACGTTCCTCGCGCTGAGCGGAGCGCACGCGCTCCTCAAGAACTACGTGCCCGCGGGGGCCCTCGCGGGCGCTCGCAAGGCTGCCGTGCTCATCTCCGACGGGGTGCCGAACGGAGGCGCCGCAGAACAGGCGCAATGCGTGACGGCAGCCAAGGACGCGCTCGCGCTGACGGCCCCGGCGGGACCGATCTTGACGTTCTCCGCAGGTGTTGGCCCATTCCCCGGGACCGCTTTCTCCTACGACCCTGGCTTCATGGGGGATCTCGCCGTGGCTGGCGGCACGCGAGCTTCGCCGCAATGCAACCCGCGCGCTACAAACGTGGCGGACGTCTGTCACATGCAGATCACGCCGTTGGGTGCCACGGCCGCGGTGCTCAAGCTGGAGTTCTCGAAAGCCGTTCGCCGCGCGCGATCGAGCGTGGTCGGCTGCGAGCAGGTGATCACCGGTACCGGCTACGATCCGGCGCGCTCGAAGGTTTCGGTGAAGGACACCGCCGGTCAGGTGACCGAGCTGCCACGTGGCGGTGCCGACGGTTGGGAGTTCGATGACGACACGGCGCCGACCAAGGTGATCTTCAATGGGACGTCGTGCGCAACCGCGGTCGACGCGGCAGAGCTCCTCCTGCGCGCGTGCCCCGAGTAG
- a CDS encoding SIS domain-containing protein — MLLRTLEYRGYDSTGAAIQSDDGTVVLRKGVGAPTRVVKELGIVALPGRIFCGQVRWATFGAVTAENAQPHEVRCKTHIYGAHNGNVTNCDALKAWLEAEGHSVRSDNDGEMVVHSIEHEFAIELAHVDAAAPAARREAMRRAIVAAAARLHGSYAAVVVDPVTGTAWAIKQGSSLYFGVGEDPRSGRFGLASSDLSSILKMTETLLPLKEGEFVEWDAMDHTLYAVEGGAPIARATTRSKLRAEDTALDPRYSTFMEQEIAAQPRAVATILELLAGGRAPRVLTDEGEAAEFAGLVERFVDLVAKAVQNRGRILVVSCGSSYNAACTGALFWNELARVELVPLLPGQFRERVSNTLSAHDLVITISQSGETKDLVDILDDLIAGGIGATRISIVNNVNSTIAQEKSDLVVPLRCGPEIAVPATKSFTAQLALLLGLAQRVAERRAKTDLAGDAALARRIASAEAGLARLPALLQETTSATAAHVEEAAQLLFLRPSLHLLATRLSGLAREGALKIREVVLDHAEGFEASEFKHGPNTLLGFNTVFGPDQIGALLGHLGSIGADLQNEARAFAGSAGAKSASHALFDVLRCDYPLLYLTGPDPRDVALTISQLNTHKIRGAMSIVFAEDDDSLRRSAAKAPVDNAAYRSVYVTLPKTGDTLLTAFTSIVALQQLALRMSVLKAAYLDNLGIADHGVHPDVPKNVSKSITVD; from the coding sequence ATGCTCCTCCGAACCCTCGAATACCGGGGGTACGACTCCACCGGTGCGGCCATCCAGAGCGACGACGGCACCGTCGTGCTCCGGAAGGGCGTCGGCGCGCCAACCAGGGTCGTCAAGGAGCTTGGCATCGTCGCGCTCCCGGGGCGCATCTTCTGTGGGCAAGTTCGCTGGGCGACCTTCGGCGCCGTCACCGCCGAAAACGCGCAGCCCCACGAGGTGCGCTGCAAGACGCACATCTACGGCGCCCACAACGGCAACGTCACCAACTGCGACGCGCTGAAGGCGTGGCTCGAGGCGGAAGGCCACAGCGTCCGCTCCGACAACGACGGAGAGATGGTGGTTCACTCGATCGAACACGAGTTCGCCATCGAGCTTGCGCACGTCGACGCGGCCGCTCCGGCGGCCCGCCGCGAGGCGATGCGACGGGCCATCGTCGCGGCCGCAGCGCGGCTTCACGGCTCCTACGCCGCCGTAGTCGTCGACCCGGTAACGGGAACGGCCTGGGCCATCAAGCAGGGCTCGAGCCTCTACTTCGGCGTCGGCGAAGACCCGCGCTCCGGGCGGTTTGGCCTCGCGTCCTCGGACCTGTCGTCGATCCTCAAGATGACCGAGACGCTCCTGCCCCTCAAAGAGGGAGAGTTCGTGGAGTGGGACGCCATGGACCACACGCTCTACGCGGTGGAGGGCGGCGCGCCCATCGCCCGCGCGACCACGCGGAGCAAGCTCCGCGCGGAGGACACGGCGCTCGACCCCCGCTACTCGACCTTCATGGAGCAGGAGATCGCCGCGCAGCCGCGGGCCGTGGCGACGATCCTCGAGCTGCTCGCCGGTGGGCGCGCGCCGCGTGTGCTGACGGACGAGGGCGAAGCGGCCGAATTCGCGGGGCTCGTCGAGCGCTTCGTCGATCTTGTGGCGAAGGCCGTCCAAAACCGCGGTCGCATCCTCGTGGTCTCGTGCGGAAGCTCGTACAACGCGGCGTGCACCGGCGCGCTCTTCTGGAACGAGCTGGCCAGGGTCGAACTGGTTCCGCTCTTGCCCGGGCAGTTCCGCGAACGCGTCTCGAACACGCTCTCGGCGCACGACCTCGTCATCACCATCAGCCAGAGCGGCGAAACGAAGGACCTCGTCGATATCCTCGATGACCTCATCGCCGGCGGCATTGGCGCCACGCGCATCTCGATCGTCAACAACGTCAATTCGACGATCGCCCAAGAGAAGAGCGACCTCGTGGTGCCGCTCCGCTGCGGGCCAGAGATCGCCGTTCCCGCCACCAAGAGCTTCACGGCGCAGCTCGCGCTCCTCCTGGGGCTCGCCCAACGCGTCGCCGAGCGCCGGGCGAAGACCGATCTCGCCGGTGACGCTGCGCTCGCTCGCCGCATCGCGTCGGCGGAGGCGGGGTTGGCTCGGCTTCCGGCGCTGCTGCAGGAGACAACGAGCGCCACCGCGGCCCACGTCGAGGAGGCCGCGCAGCTGCTCTTCTTGCGGCCGTCGCTGCACCTCTTGGCGACGCGACTCTCCGGACTCGCGCGCGAAGGGGCGCTCAAGATCCGAGAGGTGGTCCTCGACCACGCGGAGGGCTTCGAGGCGTCCGAGTTCAAGCACGGCCCCAACACGCTCCTGGGCTTCAACACGGTCTTTGGTCCCGACCAGATCGGCGCGCTGCTTGGCCACCTAGGCTCCATTGGAGCCGACCTGCAAAACGAGGCGCGCGCGTTCGCCGGCTCCGCGGGCGCGAAGTCAGCGTCCCACGCGCTCTTCGACGTTCTTCGCTGCGACTACCCGCTGCTCTACCTGACGGGTCCCGACCCACGGGATGTCGCCCTCACCATCTCGCAGCTCAACACGCACAAGATTCGCGGCGCCATGTCCATCGTGTTCGCCGAGGACGACGACTCGCTCAGGCGCTCCGCCGCCAAGGCTCCCGTCGACAACGCGGCGTATCGGTCGGTCTACGTGACCCTCCCCAAGACTGGCGACACACTGCTCACGGCGTTTACGTCGATCGTCGCTCTACAGCAGCTCGCCCTTCGAATGAGCGTCCTCAAGGCGGCTTACCTCGACAACCTCGGCATCGCCGACCACGGCGTGCACCCTGACGTCCCCAAGAACGTCAGCAAGTCGATCACCGTCGACTAG
- a CDS encoding serpin family protein gives MRLAALTLSAFCLFALGCSAGPGPDETVEGEDELRGGAASTKAVVKGNTEFATELYQELKDGDDNVFFSPYSISSALAMSYAGANGGTATAMREALRLPSGNVHAAFKNIAAQLKSRNATDYRGRAGFQLSVANSLWGEKTQRFDSGFVSVVGDNYGAGLELADFLHKADAERVRINTWVSDQTNAKIKDLLPPNILKADTKLVLVNAIYFKAEWDSPFRTDNTEREPFAPLAGGSVNVDMMSQTRSMNHAATEAYDAVALPYAGNEVELVAIAPKAGTFRNFERTFDAAKLTQITGAMEPKRVALSLPKFKIEGASVKLKDKLESLGMGVAFTDSADFRGITGSRDTKIADVVHKAFIALDEKGTEAAAATAVINVARGMVPRQPITARFDRPFLFAIRDVPTGTVLFMGRVAKP, from the coding sequence ATGCGTTTAGCCGCCCTCACTCTCTCTGCGTTCTGCCTCTTCGCCCTTGGATGCTCCGCTGGCCCTGGCCCCGATGAGACGGTTGAGGGCGAGGACGAACTCCGCGGTGGCGCGGCGTCGACGAAGGCCGTCGTCAAGGGCAACACCGAGTTCGCGACCGAGCTCTACCAAGAGCTGAAGGACGGAGACGACAATGTCTTCTTCTCGCCGTACAGCATCTCCTCGGCGCTCGCGATGAGCTACGCCGGCGCCAACGGCGGCACAGCGACGGCGATGCGCGAGGCACTTCGGCTGCCCAGCGGCAACGTCCACGCGGCCTTCAAGAACATCGCCGCCCAGCTGAAGAGCCGAAACGCCACCGACTACCGTGGTCGCGCCGGCTTCCAGCTCAGCGTCGCCAACTCCCTTTGGGGCGAGAAGACGCAGCGCTTCGACAGTGGCTTCGTTTCAGTCGTTGGCGACAACTACGGCGCTGGCCTCGAGCTCGCGGACTTCCTCCACAAGGCCGACGCCGAGCGTGTTCGCATCAACACCTGGGTGAGCGACCAGACGAACGCGAAGATCAAAGATCTCCTGCCGCCAAACATCCTGAAGGCCGACACGAAGCTGGTGCTCGTCAACGCCATCTACTTCAAGGCCGAGTGGGACTCGCCGTTCCGAACCGACAACACGGAGCGAGAGCCCTTTGCGCCGCTCGCGGGGGGCTCCGTCAACGTGGACATGATGTCGCAGACGCGCTCGATGAATCACGCGGCCACCGAGGCCTACGACGCCGTGGCGCTGCCTTACGCCGGCAACGAGGTTGAGCTCGTGGCCATCGCCCCCAAGGCGGGCACGTTCCGCAACTTCGAACGAACCTTCGACGCGGCGAAGCTCACGCAAATCACCGGAGCCATGGAGCCCAAGCGCGTCGCGCTCAGCCTGCCCAAGTTCAAGATCGAGGGGGCGAGCGTCAAGCTCAAGGACAAGCTCGAGTCGCTCGGCATGGGGGTCGCGTTCACCGACTCGGCAGACTTTCGCGGCATCACCGGCAGCCGCGACACGAAGATCGCCGACGTCGTGCATAAGGCCTTCATCGCTCTCGACGAGAAGGGCACGGAGGCGGCTGCCGCCACGGCCGTCATCAACGTTGCGCGCGGCATGGTCCCGCGCCAGCCCATCACGGCGCGCTTCGACCGTCCGTTCCTCTTCGCCATCCGCGACGTCCCGACCGGCACGGTCCTCTTCATGGGCCGCGTCGCGAAGCCCTGA
- a CDS encoding bifunctional metallophosphatase/5'-nucleotidase has translation MAKLGLLVSPLLLSCFVVACSSTPDAVDESADELGAKFGGVVEGTDEACAVLRAANEASVDELDEGAALDSRAAKAIAAARAGEDGRAGTLDDQIFATLAELDAVPYVANTAFRKLRRHAAATGSYGCGVVDVQLLAFNDFHGNLKPPSGSSGKIVTGPNASVDFKEAGGAEYFASHIQKLRAENPNTLVVAAGDIIGATPLMSALFHDEPSIESMNAVGLDVATVGNHEFDEGPEELLRMQHGGCHPVDGCQDGDGFEGARFRYLSANVVSERTGKTLFPSTTVRNVRGAKVGFIGVTLEGTALVTSPTGTVGLSIKDEAETINALVPELQRRGVETIVVLIHEGGATTGLYSECVGVSGALFEIVNRLDAAIDVVVAGHTNAAHVCNLGGKLVTSAAAFGRLVTDIDLQIDARTGHVVAGEAKNVIATRDVPKDAAQTAIIAKYDALSAPLANKVVGTVTGDLLKSATTAVESPLGDLIADAQLEATRQNGAVAAFMNPGGVRADITFAPSPAGEAPGAVTYGEAFTVQPFGNTLTTLSVTGEQLKTMLEQQWSTSGGVEKVNLLQVASTVSYSWDPTKPLGSRVDGSTFKIAGRVVEPAATYRITVNAFLADGGDGFAILKSGIERVGGGLDLDALIGYFAAHAPVSPPAANRVTKL, from the coding sequence ATGGCCAAGCTCGGTCTGCTCGTAAGTCCTCTTCTTCTATCGTGTTTTGTCGTGGCCTGCTCCAGCACGCCAGACGCTGTCGACGAGAGCGCAGACGAGCTTGGCGCCAAGTTCGGCGGAGTCGTCGAGGGCACCGATGAAGCCTGCGCGGTCCTCCGCGCTGCCAACGAAGCCTCGGTCGACGAGCTCGACGAAGGCGCCGCCCTCGACTCCCGCGCGGCCAAGGCGATCGCCGCGGCCCGCGCCGGCGAAGACGGCCGCGCAGGGACGCTCGACGATCAGATCTTCGCGACCCTCGCAGAACTCGATGCGGTTCCCTACGTCGCGAACACCGCGTTCCGTAAGCTCAGGAGGCACGCGGCGGCGACGGGCTCGTACGGCTGCGGCGTCGTCGACGTGCAGCTCCTCGCGTTCAACGACTTCCACGGCAACCTCAAGCCTCCGTCGGGCTCGTCGGGGAAGATCGTCACGGGACCGAACGCCTCCGTCGACTTCAAAGAAGCCGGCGGCGCCGAGTATTTCGCTTCGCACATCCAGAAGCTCCGGGCTGAAAACCCAAACACGCTCGTCGTCGCCGCCGGCGACATCATCGGCGCGACGCCGCTCATGTCCGCGCTCTTCCATGATGAGCCGAGCATCGAGTCGATGAACGCCGTTGGTCTCGACGTCGCCACCGTCGGCAACCACGAGTTCGACGAGGGGCCCGAGGAGCTCTTGCGCATGCAACACGGCGGTTGCCACCCGGTCGACGGCTGCCAAGACGGTGACGGCTTCGAAGGCGCCCGCTTCCGGTACCTGTCGGCCAACGTCGTGTCGGAGCGCACCGGCAAGACGCTCTTTCCCTCGACGACGGTGCGAAACGTCCGTGGGGCCAAGGTCGGCTTCATCGGTGTCACCCTAGAAGGAACGGCCCTTGTCACGAGCCCGACGGGAACCGTGGGGCTCTCGATCAAGGACGAGGCCGAGACCATCAACGCACTCGTGCCCGAGCTTCAGAGGCGGGGCGTCGAGACGATCGTCGTGCTGATTCACGAAGGCGGCGCGACGACAGGGCTCTACAGCGAGTGCGTCGGCGTCTCCGGCGCGCTCTTCGAGATCGTGAACCGGCTCGATGCAGCCATCGACGTCGTCGTGGCGGGACACACGAACGCGGCTCACGTGTGCAACCTCGGGGGCAAGCTTGTCACGAGCGCCGCGGCCTTTGGTCGCCTCGTAACGGACATCGACCTCCAGATCGACGCGAGGACGGGTCACGTCGTTGCCGGCGAGGCCAAGAATGTCATCGCGACGCGCGACGTCCCAAAGGACGCCGCCCAGACGGCGATCATCGCGAAGTACGACGCTCTCTCGGCGCCGCTCGCCAACAAGGTCGTCGGCACGGTCACCGGCGATCTCCTAAAGTCCGCTACGACGGCCGTCGAATCGCCGCTTGGCGATCTCATCGCCGACGCGCAGCTCGAGGCCACGCGCCAGAACGGAGCCGTCGCCGCCTTCATGAATCCCGGCGGCGTTCGCGCCGACATCACCTTCGCGCCATCGCCCGCCGGCGAGGCGCCTGGTGCCGTCACCTACGGCGAGGCGTTCACCGTGCAGCCGTTCGGCAACACGCTGACGACGCTCTCGGTAACGGGCGAGCAGCTGAAGACGATGCTCGAGCAGCAATGGTCAACGAGCGGCGGCGTCGAGAAGGTCAACTTGCTCCAGGTGGCCAGCACGGTCTCCTACTCGTGGGACCCGACGAAGCCGCTGGGAAGCCGCGTCGACGGGTCCACCTTCAAGATCGCCGGGCGCGTCGTCGAGCCGGCGGCCACCTACCGCATTACGGTGAACGCCTTCCTCGCCGATGGCGGCGACGGCTTCGCGATCCTGAAGTCGGGCATCGAACGCGTCGGTGGGGGCCTCGATCTTGACGCCCTCATCGGCTACTTCGCCGCGCACGCGCCGGTGAGCCCGCCGGCGGCGAACCGTGTCACGAAGCTCTGA
- a CDS encoding glutamine--tRNA ligase/YqeY domain fusion protein, whose protein sequence is MSAEKPAAVAARNEESGGNFVRDIMAEDKAAAKHGGRVTTRFPPEPNGYLHIGHAKAICVDFGLAKEFGGACNLRFDDTNPTTEDVEYVQSIQADIRWLGFGWDNLFYASDYFEQLYGAAVKLIEKGLAYVDSLSEEEIREYRGNFYKKGTESPYRNRPVAESLDLFKRMRAGEFKEGAHVVRAKIDLLSQNMNLRDPVLYRIRHAPHHRTGNKWCIYPMYDFAHPLSDAIEKITHSICTLEFESHRPLYDWCIRETDMFPSRQIEFARLNLTYTVMSKRKLLELVQKKVVSGWDDPRMPTLSGLRRRGYTPEAIRAFCERVGVAKTDSLVDVGLLEHHLREDLNKRCPRILAVLRPLKLTITNFPETEVKSIDAPLSPEDASLGSRTMPFSRTLYVDRDDFTETPAKEWFRLAPGREVRLRYACLVTCKEVIKNESGDVVELRCEMDLQSWGGQAPDGRTVKGTIHWVSAAESVPVEVRLYDRLFRVENPGTTEGVSFLDELNPDALTTVTGRAEPYVSKAKAGDRVQFERVGYFCADPDTTSERSVWNRTVTLKDTWAKIAKKAEPAKGGKDAKEPKAPAPKAGDVASKPAAPKAAKGPLPPPAEILIDDVAKLDLRVGIIRTAGLVEGADKLLRFEVDLGEGRLRQIFSGIRDTYADPASLVGRSVVVIANLKPRQMKFGLSEGMLLAASLTDGSHPVVTLDGGKGGPGDRVS, encoded by the coding sequence ATGAGCGCTGAGAAGCCCGCGGCCGTGGCCGCACGAAACGAAGAGAGCGGTGGCAACTTCGTGCGCGACATCATGGCCGAGGACAAGGCCGCCGCGAAGCATGGCGGGCGCGTCACGACCCGGTTTCCGCCAGAGCCGAACGGCTACCTTCATATCGGGCACGCCAAGGCCATCTGCGTCGACTTCGGCCTCGCCAAGGAGTTCGGCGGCGCGTGCAACCTGCGCTTCGACGACACGAATCCGACCACCGAGGACGTTGAGTACGTCCAGTCGATCCAGGCGGACATTCGCTGGCTCGGCTTCGGTTGGGACAACCTCTTTTACGCATCGGACTACTTCGAACAGCTCTACGGCGCCGCGGTGAAGCTCATCGAGAAGGGGCTCGCGTACGTCGACAGCCTCTCCGAGGAGGAGATCCGCGAGTACCGCGGCAACTTCTACAAGAAGGGCACCGAGAGCCCGTACCGGAACCGCCCCGTGGCCGAGAGCCTGGACTTGTTCAAGCGCATGCGCGCCGGTGAGTTCAAGGAGGGCGCCCACGTCGTTCGCGCCAAGATCGATCTTTTGTCGCAGAACATGAACCTCCGCGACCCGGTGCTCTACCGCATCCGCCACGCGCCCCATCACCGGACCGGCAACAAGTGGTGCATCTACCCGATGTACGATTTCGCCCACCCGCTCTCCGACGCCATCGAGAAGATCACCCACTCGATCTGCACCTTGGAGTTCGAGTCGCATCGACCGCTGTACGACTGGTGCATTCGCGAGACCGACATGTTTCCGTCGCGACAGATCGAGTTCGCTCGCCTCAACCTGACGTACACGGTCATGTCGAAGCGCAAGCTCCTCGAGCTCGTGCAGAAGAAGGTCGTGTCGGGCTGGGACGACCCGCGGATGCCCACGCTCTCGGGGCTCCGGAGGCGCGGCTACACGCCGGAGGCCATCCGCGCGTTCTGCGAGCGCGTCGGCGTCGCCAAGACCGACAGCCTCGTCGACGTGGGCCTCCTCGAGCATCACCTCCGCGAGGACTTGAACAAGCGCTGCCCCCGCATCCTTGCGGTGCTCCGCCCCCTCAAGCTCACCATCACCAATTTCCCCGAGACCGAAGTGAAGAGCATCGACGCGCCGCTCTCGCCGGAGGACGCCTCTCTAGGCTCGCGGACGATGCCGTTTTCGAGGACGCTCTACGTCGACCGCGACGACTTCACGGAGACCCCCGCGAAGGAGTGGTTCCGGCTCGCGCCGGGGCGCGAGGTGCGGCTCCGCTACGCGTGCCTCGTCACGTGCAAAGAGGTCATCAAGAACGAGTCCGGCGACGTCGTCGAGCTTCGCTGCGAAATGGACCTTCAGTCGTGGGGCGGCCAGGCGCCCGACGGTCGCACCGTCAAAGGCACGATCCACTGGGTCTCCGCCGCCGAGTCGGTACCCGTCGAGGTTCGCCTCTACGACCGGCTCTTCCGCGTCGAGAACCCGGGCACGACGGAGGGCGTCTCGTTTCTCGACGAACTGAACCCCGACGCGCTGACAACGGTCACGGGGCGCGCCGAGCCCTACGTGAGCAAGGCGAAGGCTGGCGATCGCGTGCAGTTTGAACGGGTCGGTTACTTCTGTGCGGATCCCGACACGACGAGCGAACGCAGCGTGTGGAACCGAACGGTGACCCTCAAGGACACTTGGGCCAAGATCGCCAAGAAGGCCGAGCCGGCGAAGGGGGGAAAAGATGCGAAGGAGCCTAAGGCGCCGGCGCCCAAGGCCGGGGACGTAGCGAGCAAGCCAGCGGCGCCCAAGGCCGCCAAGGGGCCGCTGCCTCCCCCCGCCGAGATCCTCATCGACGACGTCGCGAAGCTCGACCTCCGCGTCGGCATCATTCGCACCGCCGGCCTCGTCGAGGGGGCCGACAAGCTCCTACGCTTCGAGGTTGACCTCGGGGAGGGGAGGCTTCGGCAGATCTTCTCGGGCATCCGCGACACGTACGCCGATCCCGCATCGCTCGTGGGTCGCAGCGTCGTGGTCATCGCGAACCTCAAGCCACGGCAGATGAAGTTTGGCCTCTCGGAGGGGATGCTCCTGGCGGCGAGCCTCACCGACGGCTCGCACCCCGTCGTGACCCTCGACGGCGGCAAAGGCGGCCCCGGCGACAGGGTTTCCTAA
- a CDS encoding patatin-like phospholipase family protein, with protein MGDPPLRSPVSRVALVLAGGAARGAYEVGVVRYLLEDVSRAIGRPVPIDVLCGTSVGALNACALAAFADEPPRARSSRLEHVWSGLRIEDLIRFDTRGLLGMMGRLLGRGGSKSEVPAREGGLLDPRGIENVVAKEIPFERIDANIAAGLVEAISVSTTHVVTGKTVVFVQRRDGTVPSWSSDPSIEPRAVKLRLEHALASAALPILFPAVKLGSEFHCDGGLRQNVPLSPARRLGADGLIVINPRHVGGEALAATPVEEDTFPGPLFLLGKTLNALLLDRIDSDLARLKSINRILDAGAKTYGPTFTDELNRSLGRGPERGVRPLRAILIRSSSDIGKLAGEYVRSAAFRPRAKGALGRVLFRLAEDDSRNEADLLSYLLFDGAFCQDLIRLGHEDAREHHDELCAFFERRIGSSVAPPLSERGRS; from the coding sequence ATGGGTGATCCGCCGCTCCGTAGCCCCGTCTCGCGGGTGGCGCTGGTCCTCGCTGGCGGCGCGGCCCGCGGCGCCTACGAAGTCGGCGTCGTTCGTTACCTTCTGGAGGACGTCTCCCGCGCCATCGGGCGCCCCGTGCCCATCGATGTCCTCTGCGGGACGTCCGTCGGCGCCCTAAACGCCTGCGCCCTCGCTGCCTTCGCAGACGAGCCACCGCGCGCGCGCTCGTCGCGCCTTGAGCACGTGTGGTCCGGTCTTCGCATCGAGGATCTCATTCGCTTCGACACGCGCGGCCTGCTCGGCATGATGGGGCGCCTCCTGGGCCGCGGCGGTTCGAAGAGCGAGGTCCCCGCCCGCGAGGGTGGCCTGCTCGACCCGCGAGGCATCGAGAACGTCGTCGCCAAGGAGATCCCCTTCGAACGAATCGACGCGAACATCGCGGCGGGCCTCGTCGAAGCCATCAGCGTCTCGACGACCCACGTCGTCACAGGCAAGACGGTCGTCTTCGTCCAACGGCGCGACGGGACGGTGCCGAGCTGGAGCAGCGATCCTTCCATCGAGCCGCGAGCCGTCAAGCTCCGACTGGAACACGCGCTGGCTTCGGCGGCGCTGCCGATCTTGTTCCCCGCCGTGAAGCTTGGCTCTGAGTTCCACTGCGACGGCGGCCTTCGCCAAAACGTCCCGCTCTCGCCGGCGCGGCGCCTTGGCGCCGACGGGCTCATCGTCATCAACCCGCGGCACGTGGGCGGCGAAGCGTTGGCGGCCACGCCGGTCGAGGAGGACACCTTTCCCGGGCCCTTGTTCCTTCTCGGCAAGACCCTCAACGCGCTGCTCTTGGACCGCATCGATTCGGACCTCGCTCGATTGAAGTCCATCAATCGAATCCTCGACGCCGGCGCGAAGACGTATGGGCCCACCTTCACCGACGAACTGAACCGCTCCCTCGGCCGCGGGCCCGAACGAGGCGTCAGACCGCTCCGCGCGATTCTGATTCGCTCCTCGTCGGACATCGGCAAGCTGGCTGGCGAATACGTGCGCTCCGCGGCCTTTCGCCCACGGGCCAAGGGCGCCCTAGGCCGCGTGCTCTTCCGCCTCGCGGAAGACGACTCGCGAAACGAGGCCGACCTCCTCTCCTACCTGCTCTTCGACGGTGCCTTCTGCCAGGACCTCATTCGCCTAGGGCACGAGGACGCCCGCGAGCACCACGATGAGCTGTGCGCCTTCTTCGAACGGCGCATCGGCTCGTCGGTCGCACCGCCCTTGAGCGAGCGGGGCCGCTCGTGA